A stretch of the Bacillus sp. B-jedd genome encodes the following:
- a CDS encoding transposase: MPRKNRVWLPGAIYHITCRGIRRTVLFHDDCDREMYLLLLQTAMKRFQFRLHAYCLMPNHIHMQLESGDDPPCKILQYMNSVYAIYFNKKYQHSGHVFEKRFYAVLVEGRKYELELSRYIHLNPVKAGLTDTLDEYVWSSYPTYSTAHHSPFVTTRRLLSYFKNPHKENYLKFIAKQLTNPQRKTKTAQVKKSPVRLQ, encoded by the coding sequence TTGCCAAGAAAGAACCGCGTATGGCTTCCTGGTGCGATTTATCACATTACGTGCCGGGGAATTCGCAGAACAGTCCTATTCCACGATGATTGCGACCGTGAAATGTACCTGCTTTTGCTCCAAACGGCAATGAAGAGATTTCAGTTCCGATTGCACGCATATTGCCTGATGCCTAACCATATTCATATGCAACTGGAATCCGGGGACGATCCGCCTTGTAAAATACTTCAATATATGAACTCGGTGTACGCCATTTATTTCAATAAGAAATACCAACACTCTGGTCATGTTTTTGAAAAAAGGTTTTACGCTGTCCTCGTCGAAGGCAGGAAATACGAACTCGAACTTAGCCGCTATATCCATTTAAATCCGGTGAAAGCTGGCCTCACAGACACACTTGACGAATATGTTTGGAGTAGTTACCCTACATATTCGACCGCACATCATTCCCCTTTCGTAACGACAAGACGACTCCTCTCTTATTTCAAAAATCCCCACAAAGAAAATTATTTAAAATTCATCGCCAAACAATTAACCAACCCACAACGCAAAACAAAAACCGCACAGGTAAAAAAATCCCCTGTACGGCTTCAATAA